A stretch of DNA from Myotis daubentonii chromosome 12, mMyoDau2.1, whole genome shotgun sequence:
tttatttttatttttatttttatttttatttttatttttatttatttatttatttatttatttatttatttatttatttatttatttgatttttactgTTTGCCTAATATTAACAATTATAAACAGAGCAGTGCAACTAGTATTTGGAACAATCCCTACAGTGTTACAGTGTCAGGCACAACTTTTCACTTCTCTTCACACCACTGGTTCTCTATGCGTACCTGGGATTCCTCTTCTTCAGTAAAGTCATTTTTTATATGGAAAGTCTTGCGAATCTCTCCAGGGGTTTTCCCCTTGATCATATTGGCAACAGTCTTGCATGTAACATCAAGCAAACCTTTGATGTCTAAATAGTTTGCAGCCAGAATTAGTTCAAAGAGTGTTCCTTGGTCAACTTTGAGGAATTCTTGGTCCCAAACAGGAATATCATCTGTTCGCTTCTCTTTGTTCTCATCATCCTCAGGCGGTGGAGGGTCATCCTTGTGGTGGGTGCACCACGAAATGACCTTTTTTAATGTTGCTGCATTAACATTTGGTAGAGGAACTGGGTCATCATCGCCTTCATCATCCATTCCCAAATCTTCTAACATGGTCTTGATAGTCACAGATTGTTTGGCAATTTCAACATCAACTTCAAATATCTCTCCATCAGAACTCTGCAATTTAATTGGAGGCATGGTGCTCGGTCTCAAGGAGAAAGCGGGCCTGAGGCTGACGAGAGCCGGGCAGCGTCAGCAGAACCAAAAGCAAAAGGTGGAGAACAAGGCCAGTTACTTGTTCGGGTACCAATTGTTGGGGTGcaaccccagcaggcccaggggttcccaaaggcgtggacggagtcggtgaagaaggaatgacactgagacagcgttcagttgatcagcagcccagccaggttctctagcctggatctccagcgaagttctgtgttTGATTGTCttgtaacatctgtatttataccagttgattttaatcctatcaatttctattccaaaggttgggGCGttccttatctccattccagggagtaaagattatgtagcttaagcgcgatccttcttagttaaagtgattaactaccctc
This window harbors:
- the LOC132213003 gene encoding S-phase kinase-associated protein 1-like gives rise to the protein MPPIKLQSSDGEIFEVDVEIAKQSVTIKTMLEDLGMDDEGDDDPVPLPNVNAATLKKVISWCTHHKDDPPPPEDDENKEKRTDDIPVWDQEFLKVDQGTLFELILAANYLDIKGLLDVTCKTVANMIKGKTPGEIRKTFHIKNDFTEEEESQVRIENQWCEEK